The sequence CATACTCTTCCTTCAGAGTCTTGAGCAAGGGAGCGCAAATCTCCATGGTCATGGGAGCAAGAACTCCCTTTTGGGAAATAGTGCCGTCAAGAACCTGCTTGACCGCCACACCACAAGGGACACCAACCAGCTTGGCCATGGCGGAGTAACCGGCGGGATTACCGTACTCACAGAGGGTCGAGGTTCGTGTCTCCTTGGAGCCGTCCTTGTGCTCAATTTCAAATCTGTGCTGGAGCATGACCATGTCACGCTCGTCGGGGCCATattgcatcttcttctccaaggtGGCGCAGAGGGTGTCGAGGGCGTTACCACGAGGGGTGATGGTCTCGTCGGAGAAGAGACCGATCCAGCGAAGACCGGCCAGCAGGCGATCGCGCTCCTCGTTGTTGGGGAAGCTGGTCTTGCTCTGCACAGCCGTGATGAGGTCCTGCTCGGAGGAGGAAGCGGCGCCCAGCACCTTTGCGGTGGCCTCCTTCCAAGGGACCGCACTGTCGAAGACGGGGTTGGCATCGTCCTTGAGGAAGCCGATGTCAACGAGAACCTTGATCATCTCGGGGAAGCCCTGGTAACGCAGGGTGCCGCGGATGACGGTCTGGGCCTCGGGGATCTCGTAACGCTCACGGAATGGAGTAGAGTCGCGGTTGGGGTAGCCCACGAAAGCGAAGCCGGGGTAAATGAAGTAGGGCTTGGCAGTGGCCATCAAATCAGGGCCATCGATGCTGACGACCTTGCCATCCTGGTAGATCTTGGCAGCGTTGCGGAGAGCAAGCAGCACGCCGCGGCTGGACCAGGAGAACTTGTAGCCGAGGGGGTTGTTGGACGCCTCGGGGGCAGGGAGACCACCGCAGAAGGAAATGAAGCTGGTGATCTTTCCACCGGCGGCGTGAACCTCGGAGATGGTCTTGACGGCGTCTGACGTGGATGATTAGCGTCTCGCTTTTCGATGGGCCCGCAAGAGGACAAGCACTTACAAAGATGATCAATACCAGGGTCTGGTTGAGACGCATGATTAGTATGGCGAACACAGGTGGAAGACTGTAGCAAAAACTTACCCAGTCCAATCTCGTTCATTACTGTGATGCCGGCCTTCTTACACTCCTCGTTGAGCTCCTCCATGGCGGGGGAGACGTAAGAGGTGGTGACAACATTCTTCTTTGTGCGGATAGCAGACTTGATGACTGTAGCGTGGAAAGTGTAGGGGATCAACGACACGACCAAGTCGGCCTGCTCCATCGCCTTGTCCAAAGCGGCGTCATCGCTCACATCCAGGGAGATGGCTTTGGCGTTCTTGAAGTCGGAGGCGAGGGCCTTGGCGCTCTCGAGGGTACGGCAAGCTGATCAATGGGAACCAACAATCAGCAAAGTCTCCACGAACCCAACTACAGGCAAGCGTATCGACACCACCGGCTTCTGGTCTTCAACGGCTGCCACTTCATCAAAGAAGTCGACAATGATTGTGCGGGACCAGGAAGAGAGCGATGGGTTGCCCCAAGATAAAATGACATACCGACAGTGACCTCCACATCAGCCTGACTCAGAACTTCGACCGTGGGCTTTGTGACTGTGGGGAAGtaacaaaaaaaattcagTTAGTGACTGTTTACACTTAGACAATCCTGGGGAAAGCTCAGACGGCGGGGTAGCCAGGCTAGGCTCATGAATTGGTGCTGGAATATCTGGGGAATCGGGTACGTACCGAAGCCTGAGCCCAGCAGGAGAACCTTGGAACCAGCAATTGACTTGACCATTTTGAATACCGATGATTTGAATGGCAGCAAAGATGAAAGTCAAGAAAGGATTCTCCAGCCGAacctcttccatctcgtTCCAGTTGAGTCATTGTCTATCACGTGGCCGGTATCGGCGCGGGGGGAGTTTATCTAAGCGGGTCCATCCACTGACGGCATcgtcttcttgatcatcgacATTATGATCCATCTTTGCGCTCGTGGCATACGATTCAATTGCATTCCAGTGGATgtatgattgatgagatggTAAAGATAGCTTACTAGACCCCATAAGGTTGCTGCCGGGCATATCGGCGTGTGTCTTCTTTCACGAACTACTATTCTATCAGAATGACATCAATCAAGGGACATGTCCCAGCTTCCAATATCGATCAATCAACAAAATACTCCATACCATAGGTGCATGAGAAATGCATTCTATTGAAGGAATACATCCTAACACCCAACCTTCAGATACTCGGTTTAAACATACTGTCTTGATGCTGGATTGCACGCTTTTGTAgttcagaaaaaaaaacccgGTGGTAGAATTAGACGCAATGGATACGATATACCTCGGTGCAATTTGACGGGTCATCACACCATGCCGTTTCTATGGATAGTACGCTGCATTTGACAGCCGAGACGGAGGTCGATGGAGGGAGGGTTAGGCCCGAATCAGAGTAGACCC comes from Penicillium oxalicum strain HP7-1 chromosome I, whole genome shotgun sequence and encodes:
- a CDS encoding Saccharopine dehydrogenase, which codes for MVKSIAGSKVLLLGSGFVTKPTVEVLSQADVEVTVACRTLESAKALASDFKNAKAISLDVSDDAALDKAMEQADLVVSLIPYTFHATVIKSAIRTKKNVVTTSYVSPAMEELNEECKKAGITVMNEIGLDPGIDHLYAVKTISEVHAAGGKITSFISFCGGLPAPEASNNPLGYKFSWSSRGVLLALRNAAKIYQDGKVVSIDGPDLMATAKPYFIYPGFAFVGYPNRDSTPFRERYEIPEAQTVIRGTLRYQGFPEMIKVLVDIGFLKDDANPVFDSAVPWKEATAKVLGAASSSEQDLITAVQSKTSFPNNEERDRLLAGLRWIGLFSDETITPRGNALDTLCATLEKKMQYGPDERDMVMLQHRFEIEHKDGSKETRTSTLCEYGNPAGYSAMAKLVGVPCGVAVKQVLDGTISQKGVLAPMTMEICAPLLKTLKEEYGIEMEERTL